The following proteins are co-located in the Acinetobacter shaoyimingii genome:
- the cysS gene encoding cysteine--tRNA ligase, whose translation MQPFVLYNSEQRKKVEFVPRKEGHIDMYVCGMTVYDYCHIGHARVMVAFDYIIRFLRSQGWNVNYVRNITDIDDKIIKRANENGESITALTDRFIQAMNEDAASLGCEAPNEAPRATEYIDQMQNMIGTLVNNGTAYPSNNGDVYFEVEKFAKYGRLSGRKLEDMQAGASERVDVEVEKKHPFDFVLWKHAKENEPSWASPWGNGRPGWHIECSAMSTCCLGNHFDIHGGGSDLTFPHHENEIAQSEAATGEQYVNYWMHVGFINVDGEKMSKSLGNFFTIRDVMEKFHPEVIRYFIVSSHYRSPVNFSDAALKEAKNTLSRFYHSFKAYQAVYGDKTSEQLKDSLVERFNAAMRDDFNTSEAIAVLFEINKELNRAVKDEHAEQATLYYSTLRHLTNILGLVQHNVDDFLKSDIGQEALTLTEVQIEDLIQQRQDAKKAKEFARADEIRQSLLDQGIVLEDTRQGTIWRRAD comes from the coding sequence ATGCAACCTTTTGTTCTTTACAACTCAGAGCAACGTAAAAAAGTAGAATTCGTACCACGTAAAGAAGGCCACATTGACATGTATGTCTGTGGTATGACCGTGTATGACTACTGTCACATTGGACATGCTCGAGTCATGGTTGCATTTGACTACATTATTCGTTTTTTACGTAGTCAAGGTTGGAATGTTAATTATGTCCGCAATATCACAGATATCGACGACAAAATTATTAAACGTGCCAATGAAAATGGGGAAAGCATTACCGCTTTAACAGATCGTTTTATTCAAGCCATGAATGAAGATGCGGCAAGCTTAGGTTGCGAAGCGCCAAATGAAGCACCACGTGCCACCGAATACATCGATCAAATGCAAAATATGATTGGCACGCTGGTCAATAATGGTACAGCATACCCATCAAACAATGGTGATGTTTACTTTGAAGTAGAAAAGTTTGCCAAATACGGTCGTTTATCTGGTCGCAAGCTTGAGGATATGCAAGCAGGTGCATCTGAACGTGTTGATGTAGAAGTTGAAAAGAAACATCCGTTTGACTTTGTACTTTGGAAACATGCGAAAGAAAATGAACCATCGTGGGCATCACCGTGGGGCAATGGCCGTCCAGGTTGGCATATTGAATGTTCAGCCATGTCTACTTGCTGCCTTGGTAATCATTTCGATATTCATGGTGGTGGTTCAGATTTAACTTTCCCTCACCATGAAAATGAAATTGCTCAAAGTGAAGCAGCAACAGGTGAACAATATGTGAACTACTGGATGCATGTCGGCTTCATCAACGTTGATGGCGAAAAAATGTCGAAGTCGCTGGGCAACTTCTTCACCATTCGTGATGTGATGGAAAAATTCCACCCTGAAGTGATTCGTTACTTCATTGTGTCTTCACACTACCGTAGTCCAGTGAACTTCTCGGATGCCGCTTTAAAAGAAGCAAAAAATACCCTGTCACGTTTTTATCATTCGTTTAAAGCATATCAAGCGGTTTATGGAGACAAAACTTCAGAACAACTTAAAGACAGTTTGGTTGAACGCTTTAATGCTGCAATGCGTGATGATTTCAATACCTCTGAAGCTATAGCGGTGTTGTTTGAAATCAACAAAGAATTAAACCGTGCTGTGAAAGATGAACATGCTGAACAAGCAACTCTTTATTATTCAACATTACGTCATCTCACCAATATTTTAGGTTTAGTGCAACACAATGTGGATGATTTTCTAAAGTCTGATATTGGTCAAGAAGCGCTGACTTTAACCGAAGTTCAAATTGAAGACTTGATTCAACAGCGTCAAGATGCCAAAAAAGCCAAAGAATTTGCCCGTGCTGATGAAATTCGACAATCTTTACTGGATCAAGGCATTGTGTTAGAAGACACACGCCAAGGCACCATTTGGCGCCGTGCTGATTAA
- a CDS encoding KpsF/GutQ family sugar-phosphate isomerase gives MPNQIDFQKVAIETLSIEQQALAVLATQIDDRFSKACEIILQCHGRLVVTGMGKSGHIGRKMAATFASTGTPSFFMHPGEAGHGDLGMLVRGDVLIAISNSGKSDEIMMLMPLIKHLGVPLITISGDDKGPMPQNADVALTLGNIQEACPLGLAPTSSTTATLALGDALAVALLEARGFTANDFAMSHPAGALGKRLLLHVKHLMHTGQELPKVSPDTPMNKVLYEISNKRLGLTTIVDQNDVLLGIFTDGDLRRLIDKQQGFDVTLPVSAVMIQNPLTISQEARAVEALEQMNAKKINQFVVVNENQQVIGVISMHDLIQAGVN, from the coding sequence ATGCCAAATCAGATTGATTTTCAAAAGGTTGCAATTGAGACTTTGTCTATTGAGCAACAAGCGCTTGCTGTACTTGCGACGCAAATTGATGATCGCTTTAGCAAAGCATGTGAAATAATTCTGCAGTGTCATGGTCGATTGGTTGTGACAGGTATGGGAAAATCTGGGCATATTGGTCGTAAAATGGCCGCAACCTTTGCCTCAACAGGTACACCATCATTCTTTATGCATCCAGGCGAAGCTGGTCATGGTGACTTAGGTATGCTCGTGCGTGGCGACGTCTTGATTGCGATTTCAAACTCAGGAAAAAGTGATGAAATCATGATGCTGATGCCACTGATTAAGCATTTAGGTGTGCCACTCATTACGATTTCAGGCGATGACAAAGGACCGATGCCTCAAAACGCTGACGTGGCTTTAACTTTGGGCAATATTCAAGAAGCTTGTCCACTTGGTCTTGCACCGACTTCAAGTACGACTGCAACTTTGGCTTTAGGTGATGCACTTGCAGTTGCTTTATTGGAAGCCCGTGGCTTTACTGCCAATGATTTTGCAATGTCGCATCCTGCAGGGGCTTTAGGCAAACGTTTGCTGTTGCATGTAAAACACTTAATGCATACAGGGCAAGAGCTACCCAAAGTCTCGCCAGATACACCAATGAACAAAGTTCTTTACGAAATCTCTAACAAACGCCTAGGTTTAACCACAATTGTCGATCAGAATGATGTTCTATTGGGCATTTTTACAGATGGTGACTTACGTCGCTTGATCGATAAGCAACAAGGCTTTGATGTGACTTTACCTGTGTCGGCGGTGATGATTCAAAACCCATTGACCATTTCACAAGAAGCGCGTGCGGTAGAAGCGCTTGAACAAATGAACGCAAAAAAAATTAATCAATTTGTGGTGGTGAATGAGAATCAGCAGGTCATTGGGGTCATTAGTATGCATGATTTGATTCAAGCTGGGGTAAATTAA
- a CDS encoding KdsC family phosphatase, with translation MASYVMLEQARHVEALVLDVDGILSDGFVTLTNTGDEIKSFDIRDGLGMKLVQKAGIKVIIITGRKSNIVEKRMSDLGVDLVFQGREDKGVALKEACKQLNLTPDDCLYMGDDWPDLSAFAIAGMSVTVPNGHVEVRRRADLVTQAYGGRGAVREVCDMLLMAKGVYDELLEQFLQVAH, from the coding sequence ATGGCATCGTATGTAATGTTAGAACAAGCGCGTCATGTAGAAGCTTTAGTTTTAGATGTTGATGGTATTTTAAGTGATGGTTTTGTAACATTAACCAATACGGGTGATGAAATTAAATCATTTGATATCCGTGATGGTCTAGGAATGAAACTGGTCCAGAAGGCTGGCATTAAAGTCATTATTATCACGGGTCGTAAGAGCAATATCGTTGAAAAACGTATGTCAGACTTGGGTGTAGATTTAGTTTTTCAAGGTCGTGAAGACAAAGGTGTTGCACTGAAAGAAGCGTGTAAACAGTTGAATCTTACACCAGATGATTGCTTATATATGGGGGACGATTGGCCCGATTTATCTGCCTTTGCAATAGCAGGTATGTCAGTCACCGTACCAAATGGACATGTTGAAGTACGACGTCGTGCAGATTTGGTCACTCAAGCTTATGGTGGTCGTGGCGCTGTTCGTGAAGTCTGTGACATGTTACTCATGGCAAAAGGCGTTTACGATGAACTACTTGAACAATTCCTTCAAGTGGCTCATTAA
- the lptC gene encoding LPS export ABC transporter periplasmic protein LptC, with the protein MDTKALYVTAVIIAAMSGGYYYYSGKGKKLEVASAQSMINTANGIQVLQTNDQGQLYVTAKVDRLEQDMKLQTSKLDHLDASVYTNNQVTSTFYAKEGFGYNDNEKIVLKGDVKATKFGNLGEMVLVTEQLTGYPKTMKLETQNVVTVNAPNAQFVSQGLQANLNQGQYEFFNIRGKYAPH; encoded by the coding sequence ATGGATACTAAGGCCCTATATGTCACTGCAGTAATCATCGCGGCTATGAGCGGCGGGTATTACTATTACAGTGGCAAAGGCAAAAAGCTTGAGGTAGCATCAGCTCAAAGCATGATCAATACTGCAAATGGTATTCAGGTATTACAAACCAATGACCAAGGGCAATTGTATGTGACGGCAAAAGTTGATCGCCTTGAACAAGACATGAAACTGCAAACATCAAAGTTGGATCACTTAGATGCTTCGGTTTATACCAATAATCAAGTTACTTCTACGTTCTATGCGAAAGAGGGCTTTGGTTATAATGACAATGAAAAAATTGTCCTTAAAGGTGATGTTAAAGCCACCAAGTTTGGTAATTTAGGCGAGATGGTTTTAGTTACAGAGCAGTTGACGGGTTATCCGAAAACGATGAAGCTTGAAACTCAAAATGTAGTTACAGTAAATGCGCCGAATGCTCAATTTGTAAGTCAAGGATTACAAGCAAACTTGAATCAAGGGCAATACGAATTTTTTAATATTCGAGGAAAGTATGCACCACACTAA
- the lptA gene encoding lipopolysaccharide transport periplasmic protein LptA, producing MHHTNHHSLISSFLKNALLGAGLLTCSVMAFALPSDRNQPISLVADHATYNDKTGVTTYTGNVLIEQGTMKLQAASIVANLNKNKQISTITANGSPAKFQQQIETNRGIARGEAKKILYNAETGIITLIGNAYLNQDGASLRGSTLKYSMNKGDVEVSGSSSEAGSTKGRVQIIIPPSSSRTFQGVRD from the coding sequence ATGCACCACACTAATCATCATTCTTTAATTTCATCTTTCCTGAAAAATGCTCTTTTGGGTGCAGGATTGTTGACTTGTTCAGTCATGGCTTTTGCATTACCTAGCGACCGTAATCAACCGATTTCATTAGTGGCAGATCATGCAACATATAATGATAAGACCGGTGTTACCACATACACAGGCAATGTGCTGATCGAGCAAGGGACAATGAAGCTACAAGCAGCTTCAATTGTGGCAAACCTCAATAAAAATAAGCAAATCAGTACGATTACTGCAAATGGTTCACCTGCAAAATTTCAGCAGCAAATAGAAACTAATCGTGGCATTGCGCGTGGTGAAGCCAAAAAGATTTTATACAATGCTGAAACAGGCATCATTACGCTCATAGGCAATGCTTATCTGAATCAAGATGGAGCAAGTCTACGAGGTAGTACCTTGAAATACAGTATGAACAAGGGTGATGTTGAAGTTTCTGGTAGCTCAAGTGAAGCAGGTTCAACCAAAGGTCGTGTACAAATCATTATACCACCATCAAGTTCACGTACATTCCAAGGAGTACGTGATTAA
- the lptB gene encoding LPS export ABC transporter ATP-binding protein, giving the protein MSAVENKVQTLTIKHLAKVYSKRWVVKDVSFSMQSGQIVGLLGPNGAGKTTSFYMVVGLVRMDKGEIHLDDRDISDLAMHERARYGIGYLPQEASIFRKLTIADNIMAILETRKDLTKSQRQARLKELLADFKITHIKDSLGMSVSGGERRRAEIARALAADPKFMLLDEPFAGVDPISVGDIKDIIRNLKDRGIGVLITDHNVRETLAICEHAYIVSEGAVIAEGTPEQVLADDTVRKVYLGDDFTV; this is encoded by the coding sequence ATGTCAGCTGTAGAAAACAAAGTTCAAACGTTAACGATCAAACACTTGGCTAAAGTGTATAGCAAACGTTGGGTAGTCAAAGACGTTTCTTTTAGCATGCAAAGTGGTCAAATTGTCGGCTTACTTGGGCCAAATGGTGCGGGTAAAACCACAAGTTTCTATATGGTTGTAGGACTTGTACGTATGGACAAAGGTGAGATTCACCTTGATGATCGTGATATTTCTGATTTGGCGATGCATGAGCGTGCGCGTTATGGCATTGGATATCTTCCACAGGAAGCTTCAATTTTCAGAAAATTGACCATTGCTGATAACATCATGGCGATCCTGGAAACCCGAAAAGATTTGACCAAATCACAAAGACAAGCGCGCCTCAAAGAATTATTAGCAGATTTTAAAATCACCCATATTAAAGATTCTTTAGGTATGAGTGTTTCTGGTGGTGAGCGTCGTCGCGCTGAAATTGCACGAGCGCTTGCAGCCGATCCAAAATTTATGCTTTTAGATGAACCCTTTGCAGGTGTCGATCCGATTTCGGTTGGGGATATCAAAGATATTATTCGAAACTTGAAGGATCGTGGAATTGGTGTTTTAATTACAGATCATAATGTACGCGAAACCCTAGCAATTTGTGAGCATGCGTATATCGTGAGTGAAGGTGCTGTGATTGCTGAGGGAACACCTGAGCAAGTGTTAGCAGATGATACAGTGCGTAAAGTTTATCTTGGGGATGACTTTACGGTTTAA
- a CDS encoding TolC family protein: MYGTSSSAEDKNKINFHEVKQNVQRLFVPKSNDDYQKVQLSELSNFEYHSEQITQLPLISFTAEHQKKVFKTAAKITNMSINEAVQMAVKRHPTISQGVSSLSAQNANIDFAKSGYYPQLSAGLTTGDLTSRQYGRQLFEVSARQLLYDFGKTKTNVDLEKTRLLAYQANFLVGVDDIAAQVANSVVNVRRYEELIRIAKEQIKGIARILEIASLRANAGISSQADPIQAETYLQAAEANLIVQQTQLNLYQQKLSTLLGMDVKNIKFDVSESLIRSSDIYDDPQYNKIPHMMLAKVQSDLAHLEKKQTQLTAYPTLSVRGSVSQAINGQHPDTGKSNDTDANMMLEVSSNFYQGGAIAAKTRSASYAEQAAKARLDEIYLQTQDNIRFAQEQIENKQKQMNVLFIQQAATAKTKELYQEQYKLNTRTLVDLLNAEQSIHSAHQQIESIRYDIYTHIIDYISSAGKSRDVYQLNHLVIQGIEIQP; encoded by the coding sequence ATGTATGGCACAAGTTCATCAGCCGAAGATAAGAATAAAATTAATTTTCATGAGGTCAAACAGAATGTTCAACGTTTGTTTGTTCCAAAATCAAATGATGATTATCAAAAAGTTCAATTAAGTGAACTGAGTAACTTTGAATATCATTCAGAGCAGATCACTCAACTTCCTCTTATTTCTTTCACTGCAGAACATCAAAAGAAAGTGTTTAAAACAGCAGCTAAAATAACAAATATGAGTATAAATGAAGCCGTTCAAATGGCTGTTAAACGTCATCCAACCATTAGTCAAGGTGTTTCATCTCTTTCAGCACAAAATGCAAATATCGATTTTGCAAAGTCTGGCTATTATCCACAGCTGAGTGCAGGTTTAACTACGGGTGATTTAACCTCTCGTCAATATGGACGACAGTTATTTGAAGTTTCAGCTCGGCAGTTGCTGTATGACTTTGGAAAAACCAAAACCAATGTTGATTTGGAAAAAACACGATTACTGGCTTATCAAGCTAATTTCTTAGTGGGTGTTGATGATATTGCAGCGCAAGTTGCAAACTCAGTGGTCAATGTTCGTCGTTATGAAGAACTTATACGTATTGCAAAAGAACAAATTAAAGGCATAGCCCGTATTTTAGAAATTGCATCTTTACGAGCAAATGCGGGGATCAGTAGTCAAGCAGATCCCATTCAAGCCGAAACCTATTTACAAGCAGCTGAGGCGAATCTCATTGTTCAACAAACACAATTGAATTTGTATCAACAAAAACTCAGTACATTGTTGGGAATGGATGTAAAAAATATCAAATTTGATGTATCGGAAAGTTTAATTCGTTCTTCCGATATTTATGATGATCCACAATACAATAAAATTCCGCATATGATGCTGGCCAAAGTGCAATCGGATCTTGCACATTTGGAAAAAAAGCAAACCCAGCTGACTGCCTACCCAACACTTAGTGTACGCGGTAGTGTGAGCCAAGCGATTAATGGGCAACATCCAGATACGGGTAAAAGTAATGATACAGATGCCAATATGATGCTTGAAGTATCGAGTAATTTTTATCAAGGTGGAGCTATTGCTGCGAAAACACGCTCAGCAAGTTATGCAGAACAAGCTGCCAAAGCTAGACTAGATGAAATCTATCTACAAACCCAAGACAACATTCGCTTTGCCCAAGAACAAATTGAAAATAAACAAAAACAAATGAATGTGTTGTTTATTCAACAAGCAGCAACAGCCAAAACAAAAGAGCTATACCAAGAACAATACAAATTAAATACAAGAACGTTGGTTGATCTATTAAATGCAGAACAATCGATTCATAGTGCGCATCAGCAAATTGAATCGATACGATATGACATTTATACCCACATCATTGACTATATTTCTTCTGCTGGAAAATCTAGAGATGTGTATCAACTGAATCATTTAGTCATTCAAGGCATAGAGATCCAACCATGA
- a CDS encoding type I secretion system permease/ATPase codes for MNNKINDQAWLQGVLTIAKHYRIECSAERIRLALNWNTQKNTDNILNIITRQIGLNVRKVKFTPEILNPWRLPVLVAFKDNMVGVIDKADAEGNVSIQFSGDEGLTQNFSIESLSESIEAVYILRPETSVPDARIDEYIKPYEKSWFWDIVLKDWKRYIDIMFSSMIANILALATIIFSMNVYDRVIPSQSETTLWVLAGGVLLAAIFEFALKYARLILSDMIGKRADLRISDKVFGHALRIKNSQRSKSTGTFISQIRELEGVRDLVTSTTITAFADLPFFFLFLGIFWLIGGNLFWVILVVVPLMIIPGLLAQKKFAELAKEGMRESSIRNAILVEAVQGIEDIKLLRAESRFQNQWNHMNDVSASISMKQRKLAGVLTQWTQSLQSITFAIVVLVGCFAVMKGDMTTGALVACSILSSRMLAPIAQITGVLGRFQQAKTAKEGLDELMKKEVDQPERSQRIQRPVIHGEYQLSSVLFKYTEEDPKPSAKIANLTIEPGEKIAILGRNGAGKSTILQLLAGMQTAVQGKVNLDGVDITLLDPADIRRDVGLLSQTSNLFFGTVRENLTLGAPLASDEDILQALAVTGALAFIQDKKEGLDHLILEGGVGFSGGQRQALLLSRLLLCQPNILLLDEPTASIDDVAEKQIIDHLKTWLGHRTLVVATHRRAVLELVDRIIVVSDGQIVMDGPRDQILNGATKENDQKISAEAEK; via the coding sequence ATGAATAATAAAATCAATGATCAAGCATGGTTGCAAGGGGTGCTAACCATTGCGAAACATTATCGAATCGAATGTTCTGCTGAACGTATTCGTCTGGCACTCAATTGGAATACGCAGAAAAATACCGACAATATTTTAAATATCATTACACGACAAATCGGGCTAAATGTTCGAAAGGTGAAGTTTACACCTGAAATCTTAAATCCTTGGCGTTTGCCTGTACTTGTTGCTTTTAAAGACAATATGGTGGGAGTAATTGATAAGGCAGATGCTGAAGGCAATGTGAGTATTCAATTCAGCGGTGATGAGGGCTTGACGCAAAATTTTTCAATTGAGTCGCTGAGTGAATCGATTGAAGCAGTTTATATTCTACGTCCTGAGACCTCAGTGCCAGATGCGCGAATAGATGAATATATTAAGCCTTATGAAAAAAGCTGGTTTTGGGACATCGTTTTAAAAGATTGGAAGCGTTATATAGACATTATGTTTTCATCGATGATTGCAAATATTCTTGCACTTGCAACCATCATATTTTCAATGAATGTTTATGACCGTGTTATTCCTTCACAATCTGAAACGACATTATGGGTATTGGCGGGTGGTGTTTTACTGGCTGCTATATTCGAATTTGCCTTGAAATACGCACGCCTAATTTTATCCGATATGATCGGTAAACGCGCGGATTTACGCATTTCAGACAAAGTTTTTGGTCACGCACTGCGTATTAAAAATAGTCAGCGTTCAAAATCGACGGGGACTTTTATTTCACAAATTCGTGAGTTGGAAGGTGTCCGCGATCTGGTCACTTCAACCACCATTACTGCTTTTGCAGATTTACCGTTCTTCTTTTTATTCTTGGGTATTTTTTGGCTGATTGGAGGCAATCTTTTTTGGGTCATTTTGGTGGTTGTACCGCTGATGATTATTCCAGGATTGCTTGCACAGAAAAAGTTCGCAGAACTTGCTAAAGAAGGAATGCGCGAATCTTCAATACGTAATGCCATATTGGTTGAGGCTGTTCAAGGCATAGAAGATATCAAACTGCTACGTGCTGAATCACGTTTTCAAAATCAGTGGAATCATATGAATGATGTGTCAGCCAGCATTAGTATGAAACAACGTAAGCTTGCAGGCGTCCTGACCCAATGGACACAAAGTCTTCAAAGCATCACTTTTGCTATTGTTGTGTTGGTGGGATGTTTTGCGGTGATGAAAGGGGATATGACGACAGGTGCTTTGGTCGCTTGCTCGATCTTGTCCTCACGAATGTTGGCACCTATTGCACAAATCACGGGTGTACTCGGGCGTTTTCAGCAAGCAAAAACAGCGAAAGAAGGTTTAGATGAGCTGATGAAAAAAGAAGTCGATCAGCCAGAACGAAGCCAACGAATACAACGCCCTGTGATTCATGGTGAATATCAACTGAGCAGTGTGTTATTTAAATACACAGAAGAGGATCCGAAACCCAGTGCAAAGATTGCCAATTTAACCATTGAACCAGGGGAGAAAATTGCCATTTTAGGGCGTAATGGTGCAGGTAAATCGACTATTTTACAATTATTGGCAGGCATGCAAACGGCCGTCCAAGGCAAAGTCAATTTAGATGGCGTAGACATCACATTGCTTGATCCAGCAGATATTAGACGTGATGTCGGGTTACTGAGCCAAACATCTAATTTATTTTTTGGGACTGTTCGTGAAAATCTGACATTAGGTGCACCACTTGCTTCAGATGAAGATATTTTACAAGCATTGGCTGTAACAGGTGCGCTGGCTTTTATTCAAGACAAAAAAGAAGGATTAGATCATTTAATTTTAGAAGGGGGCGTAGGTTTTTCAGGGGGGCAACGTCAAGCATTGTTATTGTCCCGATTACTACTTTGTCAGCCCAATATTTTGTTATTGGATGAACCGACGGCTTCTATTGATGATGTAGCAGAAAAGCAAATTATTGATCATTTAAAAACGTGGCTTGGGCATCGAACTTTAGTTGTAGCGACACATCGACGTGCAGTTTTAGAGTTGGTCGATCGTATTATTGTGGTGAGTGATGGTCAAATTGTCATGGATGGACCACGTGATCAGATTCTAAATGGCGCAACAAAAGAAAATGATCAAAAAATAAGTGCGGAGGCTGAAAAATGA
- a CDS encoding HlyD family type I secretion periplasmic adaptor subunit has translation MSEIRRPGATQITQLEPPLPKASITIWIICLGLSALLVWAWFFKLEEVSNGTGKVIPSSKEQTIQSLEGGILTELKVKEGDIVQKGQVLAQLDPTRFASNVGETQSLLMSSLATAARLRAEVNGGPLNFPESVQKDPKLIQEETQLYYSRRANMQESIAGLRKSLVLVQQELRMTEPLVAKGAASEVEVLRLKSKANELQNQINDIQNQYYVKAREELSKANTDVETQQQVVKGKSDSLNRTVFKAPVRGIVKEVDVTTIGGVIPQSGKIMTIIPLDEQLLIEARISPRDIAFIHPGQEALVKITAYDYSIYGGLVGKVTVISPDTIRDEVKQDQFYYRVYIRTDTDKLYNKAGKAFAITPGMVSTVDIKTGQKTIMQYLLKPFNKAKEALRER, from the coding sequence ATGAGTGAGATTCGTAGACCAGGTGCAACGCAAATCACCCAATTAGAACCCCCGCTGCCTAAGGCCAGTATTACCATCTGGATTATTTGCCTAGGCTTATCTGCACTGTTGGTTTGGGCATGGTTCTTTAAATTAGAAGAGGTCTCTAATGGTACGGGTAAAGTCATTCCATCTTCTAAGGAACAAACGATTCAATCGCTTGAAGGCGGGATTTTAACTGAACTTAAAGTGAAAGAGGGCGATATTGTGCAAAAAGGTCAAGTGCTTGCTCAGCTTGATCCAACACGCTTTGCGTCCAATGTTGGTGAAACGCAATCCTTACTGATGTCATCGTTAGCTACGGCAGCTCGATTACGTGCAGAGGTTAATGGTGGGCCATTGAATTTTCCTGAAAGTGTTCAAAAAGATCCGAAACTGATTCAGGAAGAAACACAGTTGTATTATTCACGCCGTGCCAATATGCAAGAGTCGATTGCAGGTTTGAGGAAGTCTTTGGTCTTGGTACAACAAGAGCTACGTATGACTGAACCTTTGGTGGCGAAAGGGGCAGCTAGTGAAGTTGAAGTCTTGCGGTTAAAAAGTAAAGCCAATGAATTACAAAATCAAATCAATGATATTCAGAATCAATATTATGTCAAAGCACGTGAAGAATTATCAAAAGCCAATACCGATGTTGAAACCCAACAGCAAGTGGTCAAAGGTAAATCGGACAGCTTAAATCGCACAGTATTTAAAGCACCCGTACGCGGAATCGTCAAAGAAGTGGATGTCACGACTATTGGAGGTGTCATTCCTCAAAGTGGCAAAATCATGACCATTATTCCTTTGGATGAGCAATTGTTAATTGAGGCTCGAATTTCCCCAAGAGATATTGCATTTATTCATCCTGGTCAGGAAGCTTTAGTGAAAATCACTGCCTATGATTATTCTATCTATGGTGGTTTGGTTGGGAAAGTCACCGTAATTTCACCTGATACTATCCGTGATGAAGTAAAACAAGATCAATTCTACTATCGTGTTTATATTCGTACCGACACAGATAAGCTGTATAACAAAGCGGGCAAAGCATTTGCGATTACACCGGGTATGGTGTCCACTGTCGATATTAAAACTGGACAGAAAACCATCATGCAGTATCTATTAAAACCATTTAATAAAGCCAAAGAAGCTCTGAGAGAAAGATAA
- a CDS encoding IMPACT family protein, whose amino-acid sequence MPFTLTQETQFEEDIKKSRFQAIAAVVDNEQDVKSFLERHRDPTTTHQCWAWKIGHHVRFNDDGEPSGTAGRPILATIEGNDLTNVIVLVNLWYGGIKLGTGGLVRAYGGCAGQCLLLAEKIELIAKKNVQFKCLFNEWSILQYELKSHEIEYVENYQADGVYVEARLQIHQIEPLALKLQDITRGREAVKVMDEET is encoded by the coding sequence ATGCCATTTACACTCACGCAAGAAACGCAGTTTGAAGAAGACATTAAGAAGAGTCGATTTCAAGCCATTGCGGCAGTCGTGGACAATGAGCAAGATGTTAAATCTTTCCTTGAACGACACAGAGACCCGACCACTACTCATCAATGCTGGGCATGGAAGATTGGTCATCATGTGCGCTTTAATGATGATGGTGAACCTTCAGGAACTGCAGGGCGTCCAATTCTCGCAACCATTGAAGGCAATGATTTGACCAATGTTATTGTACTGGTCAACCTTTGGTACGGTGGGATTAAACTCGGTACGGGTGGCTTGGTTCGGGCATATGGTGGCTGTGCGGGCCAATGTTTATTACTGGCTGAAAAAATCGAGCTGATTGCCAAAAAGAATGTTCAATTTAAATGTTTATTTAATGAATGGTCGATTTTGCAATATGAATTGAAAAGCCATGAGATTGAATATGTCGAGAATTATCAAGCCGATGGAGTATATGTTGAAGCTCGTTTGCAAATTCATCAAATTGAACCATTGGCACTTAAGTTACAAGACATTACTCGTGGGCGTGAAGCTGTAAAAGTTATGGACGAAGAAACATGA